From one Helicobacter sp. 12S02232-10 genomic stretch:
- a CDS encoding DMT family transporter has translation MKNSALRGHMLAVFTILVWGSTFSATKALLDAFSSYEILVFRFLLAYVCLLVFYPKFLKPQSLKEEILFALCGLFGVCLYFLLENIALNYTLASNAGVLVSISPIYTAILSFFILKKPLGKYFIIGFIFALLGIIIIIFHGNRSFQIDPLGDLLCILAGLSWAFYTIFLNKLFEIKKNANTLAITKKIFFYGIIFSSLTLFYDGIHLSMQRFLIPQNLFNLFFLGIFASALCYLTWGMSLKILGTLKTSAYLYTIPIVSILVASFTLKEPITSYILIGSVLVLLGLFLSQKQT, from the coding sequence ATGAAAAATTCTGCTTTACGTGGGCATATGCTTGCTGTTTTTACCATACTCGTTTGGGGTAGCACTTTCAGTGCAACAAAAGCTTTATTGGATGCATTCAGCTCGTATGAAATTCTTGTTTTTCGATTCTTGCTTGCTTATGTATGTCTTTTAGTCTTTTATCCTAAATTTCTCAAACCTCAATCTTTAAAAGAAGAAATACTTTTTGCATTGTGCGGTTTATTTGGGGTATGTCTGTATTTTTTGCTCGAAAATATCGCCCTTAATTATACGCTCGCATCAAATGCGGGCGTATTAGTATCTATAAGCCCTATTTATACGGCAATTTTAAGTTTTTTTATCCTAAAAAAACCACTTGGAAAATACTTTATCATCGGATTTATATTTGCCCTTCTTGGCATCATCATCATTATATTTCACGGAAACAGGTCTTTTCAAATCGATCCTTTGGGAGATCTTTTATGTATTTTAGCTGGCTTAAGTTGGGCATTTTATACGATTTTTCTGAATAAGCTATTTGAAATCAAAAAGAATGCCAACACACTTGCCATCACTAAAAAAATCTTTTTTTATGGGATTATTTTCAGTTCTCTGACACTTTTTTATGATGGAATCCATCTTTCAATGCAAAGGTTTTTGATTCCTCAAAATTTATTCAATCTGTTTTTTTTAGGGATTTTTGCTTCAGCTTTGTGTTATTTAACTTGGGGAATGTCTTTGAAAATTTTAGGCACACTCAAGACAAGTGCTTATCTTTATACAATTCCTATTGTTTCAATTCTAGTCGCCTCTTTTACTCTAAAAGAACCTATCACCTCTTATATCCTCATTGGCAGTGTGCTCGTCTTATTGGGACTTTTTTTATCCCAAAAACAAACATAA
- the icd gene encoding isocitrate dehydrogenase (NADP(+)): MSNFNGYNPKFLTLPESGEAITITKDGKLNVPNNPIIPYIEGDGIGIDITPAMKKVIDASVQKAYKGERKISWYEVYTGEKCYNKFKNESSLTPMEQWLLPDTVDAINYFKVSIKGPLTTPVGEGFRSLNVALRQMMDLYVCLRPVRWYGSPSPVKEPAKVDMVIFRENSEDIYAGIEFAQGTPEVKKIIDFLQNEMKVTKIRFPQTSGIGIKPSSKEGTIRLVRKAIEYAIENDRDSVTLVHKGNIMKFTEGAFMKWGYALAKDEFGAVEIDGGPWCKFKNPKTGKEIIIKDVIADAFLQQILLRPAEYDVIATMNLNGDYISDALAAMVGGIGIAPGANLNDTVAMFEATHGTAPKYAGQDKVNPGSLILSAEMMLRYMGWIEAADLIVSSMKKAIESKNVTYDFARLMEGAKEVKCSEFADVMIKHM, translated from the coding sequence ATGTCAAATTTTAACGGTTATAACCCCAAATTCCTCACATTACCTGAAAGTGGAGAGGCTATTACAATCACCAAAGATGGAAAACTCAATGTTCCAAATAACCCCATCATTCCCTACATTGAAGGAGATGGTATCGGCATAGATATCACCCCAGCGATGAAAAAAGTCATTGATGCCAGCGTTCAAAAAGCATACAAAGGAGAGCGAAAAATCTCTTGGTATGAAGTTTATACAGGCGAAAAATGCTATAACAAATTTAAGAATGAAAGTTCTTTAACTCCGATGGAACAATGGCTTCTTCCTGATACCGTAGATGCTATCAATTACTTTAAAGTCTCTATCAAAGGACCTCTAACCACACCCGTAGGAGAAGGTTTCCGTTCTCTAAATGTGGCTTTGCGTCAAATGATGGATCTTTATGTCTGTCTCCGCCCTGTCAGATGGTATGGTAGCCCAAGCCCAGTTAAAGAGCCTGCTAAAGTCGATATGGTCATCTTCCGCGAAAACAGCGAAGATATTTATGCAGGGATTGAATTCGCTCAAGGCACTCCTGAAGTCAAAAAAATCATTGATTTCTTGCAAAACGAAATGAAAGTTACCAAGATCCGCTTTCCCCAAACTAGCGGTATTGGTATCAAGCCTTCTAGTAAAGAAGGGACAATACGTCTTGTAAGAAAGGCTATTGAATACGCGATTGAAAACGATAGAGATTCTGTTACTTTGGTACATAAAGGCAATATTATGAAATTTACTGAGGGAGCCTTTATGAAATGGGGTTATGCTCTTGCTAAAGATGAGTTTGGTGCAGTCGAAATCGATGGAGGTCCTTGGTGTAAATTCAAAAACCCTAAAACAGGCAAAGAAATCATCATCAAAGATGTGATCGCTGATGCCTTCTTGCAACAAATCCTTTTACGACCTGCTGAATACGATGTCATTGCTACAATGAATCTCAACGGGGATTATATTTCTGATGCACTTGCAGCGATGGTCGGGGGTATTGGTATCGCACCTGGTGCTAATCTTAATGACACAGTCGCAATGTTTGAAGCGACACACGGCACGGCACCAAAATATGCTGGTCAAGACAAAGTCAATCCTGGTTCGCTCATTTTAAGCGCAGAGATGATGCTTCGCTATATGGGTTGGATAGAGGCTGCAGATTTGATTGTTTCTTCAATGAAAAAAGCCATAGAATCCAAAAACGTTACCTATGACTTTGCTAGACTAATGGAGGGTGCAAAAGAAGTTAAATGTTCTGAATTCGCTGATGTAATGATAAAACATATGTAA
- a CDS encoding citrate synthase produces MATVTLINNETNQKFDFDIIECTRGPKAVNFSKLFETTGIFSYDPGYGSTAGCESTISYIDGKKGELLYKGHRIEDLVAKYKFTDVCKLLISEELPKNEKESLEFDLELRHRSFLHEGLINLFSALPDGAHPMATLSSAVSVLSTLYYDHKDMEDEDDYQTMARRIIAKIPTMVAFCYRNAVGAPFIYPDVKRSYVENFLYMLRAYPHGRLKQTTNGEEGITALEVEALDKIFTLHADHGQNASTTTVRNVASTGVHPYAAISAGISALWGPAHGGANEKVLKQLNEIADVKNVDKFIEKAKDKNDPFRLMGFGHRVYKNYDPRAKVLKGLKDELDKKGIKMDAHLSEIAQKVEEVALSDEYFIERNLYPNVDFYSGIILTALRIPTQLFTPIFVIGRMPGWCAQLLEHVKNPHARITRPRQVYIGK; encoded by the coding sequence ATGGCGACAGTAACTTTAATCAACAATGAGACCAATCAGAAATTTGACTTTGATATTATAGAATGCACACGTGGTCCTAAAGCAGTAAATTTTTCAAAACTTTTTGAAACAACAGGGATTTTTTCTTATGATCCAGGGTATGGTTCGACAGCAGGATGTGAATCTACGATTAGCTACATAGATGGAAAAAAAGGCGAACTCCTTTATAAGGGGCACAGGATTGAAGATCTTGTGGCTAAATATAAATTTACGGATGTTTGCAAGCTGCTTATCAGTGAAGAGCTTCCAAAAAATGAAAAGGAATCTTTGGAGTTTGATTTAGAATTGCGCCATCGAAGTTTTTTGCACGAAGGGCTTATCAACCTCTTTTCTGCTTTGCCTGATGGAGCTCATCCGATGGCAACGCTTTCTTCAGCCGTTTCAGTACTTTCAACTTTGTATTATGACCACAAGGATATGGAAGATGAAGATGATTACCAAACAATGGCACGTAGGATTATTGCTAAAATACCTACAATGGTAGCATTTTGTTATCGAAATGCGGTGGGTGCGCCTTTTATTTACCCTGATGTGAAGCGTTCGTATGTTGAGAATTTTTTATATATGCTTCGGGCTTATCCTCACGGAAGACTCAAGCAAACTACCAATGGAGAAGAGGGCATCACAGCTTTAGAAGTGGAGGCATTGGACAAAATCTTTACGCTTCATGCTGATCACGGGCAAAATGCTTCTACTACGACGGTTAGAAATGTCGCTTCTACAGGTGTTCATCCTTATGCTGCCATCAGTGCAGGAATTTCAGCTTTATGGGGTCCAGCACACGGAGGAGCAAATGAAAAAGTTCTTAAACAGCTGAATGAAATTGCAGATGTGAAAAATGTTGATAAGTTTATTGAAAAGGCTAAGGATAAAAATGATCCTTTTAGATTGATGGGCTTTGGGCATCGAGTATATAAAAACTACGATCCGCGTGCAAAAGTCCTTAAAGGTCTCAAAGATGAGTTGGATAAAAAAGGAATTAAAATGGACGCCCATTTGAGCGAGATTGCTCAAAAGGTTGAAGAAGTAGCTTTGAGTGATGAATATTTTATTGAGAGAAATCTATATCCGAATGTGGATTTTTACTCCGGCATTATTTTGACTGCTTTGAGAATCCCTACCCAGCTTTTTACGCCTATTTTTGTGATTGGCAGAATGCCAGGATGGTGTGCGCAACTGCTTGAACACGTCAAGAATCCTCACGCAAGAATCACACGTCCAAGACAAGTTTATATCGGCAAATAA
- a CDS encoding bile acid:sodium symporter family protein, which translates to MILVGTSPGGTASNVITYLSRGDVALSVAITSCTTLLAPIMTPLLTYLLANQSIEVNVWNMFFSIIEVILIPIILGVSVHKFFPKFSKRFEEILPLISTIGIVAIIASIVSANAQRILSSAFVILFVVILHNLLGYLFGFLIGRVFKFSLSKTKALSIEVGMQNSGLAASLAVTHFAMYPLAAVPAVIFSVWHNVSGGILASVYSKIKD; encoded by the coding sequence GTGATTTTAGTCGGAACAAGTCCAGGCGGCACAGCTTCAAATGTTATTACTTATCTTTCGCGGGGTGATGTGGCTCTTTCTGTGGCAATCACAAGCTGTACGACCTTGCTTGCACCGATAATGACGCCTTTATTGACTTATTTGCTTGCTAATCAAAGCATAGAAGTGAATGTATGGAATATGTTTTTTTCTATCATTGAAGTTATTTTAATCCCAATAATTTTAGGCGTGAGTGTGCATAAATTTTTTCCAAAATTTTCCAAACGTTTTGAAGAAATATTACCCTTGATTTCTACGATAGGTATTGTGGCTATCATCGCTTCAATCGTGAGTGCAAATGCGCAGAGAATTTTATCAAGTGCATTTGTGATTTTATTTGTTGTGATTTTACACAATCTTTTGGGGTATCTTTTTGGATTTCTCATTGGCAGGGTATTTAAGTTTTCTCTATCGAAGACAAAGGCACTTTCTATAGAGGTGGGAATGCAAAATTCAGGATTGGCTGCAAGCCTTGCTGTCACTCATTTTGCAATGTATCCGCTTGCAGCTGTTCCAGCTGTGATTTTTAGTGTGTGGCACAATGTTTCAGGGGGCATACTTGCAAGCGTGTATTCAAAGATAAAAGATTGA
- a CDS encoding NAD(P)-dependent alcohol dehydrogenase, translated as MKQGVFMQNDFTTQRIPAKGYAVSSKDDKFQPFTFSRHPVGENDVLVEILYAGICHSDIHSARSEWREGIYPMVPGHEIAGRVVAIGNKVSKFKVGDYAGIGCMVNSCGECEACKKSQEQFCENGKTVFTYDCLDCFHDNEPHYGGYSDNIVVNEKFAIKVPQNAPLEKVAPLLCAGITTYSPLKFSKVKKGSKVGVAGFGGLGSMAVKYAVVMGADVGVFARNDNKKQEAFDMGAKSFYTSTDGVKEKFDLIISTIPTPYDVMAYVKLLGYGGELAIVGLPPAAVSPKINIANLVWSANRRVYGSLIGGIKETQEMLDFSLENKIYPETEIILAKDIDKAYENLTTGKAKFRYVIDMKKSS; from the coding sequence ATTAAACAAGGAGTTTTTATGCAAAATGATTTTACCACCCAAAGAATCCCCGCTAAGGGGTATGCCGTGTCTTCCAAAGATGACAAATTCCAACCCTTTACATTCAGTCGCCACCCTGTTGGAGAAAATGATGTTTTAGTAGAAATCCTCTATGCAGGGATCTGCCATAGTGATATCCATAGTGCGCGCAGTGAATGGCGTGAAGGCATTTATCCGATGGTACCTGGTCACGAAATCGCTGGACGCGTGGTTGCTATAGGAAATAAAGTGAGTAAATTTAAAGTCGGAGATTATGCAGGTATCGGCTGTATGGTCAATTCCTGCGGAGAATGCGAAGCGTGTAAAAAAAGTCAAGAGCAATTTTGTGAAAATGGTAAAACCGTTTTTACTTATGATTGTTTGGATTGTTTTCACGATAATGAACCCCATTATGGTGGCTATTCTGACAATATTGTCGTGAATGAAAAGTTTGCCATCAAAGTCCCACAAAACGCTCCGTTAGAAAAAGTTGCCCCCTTGCTTTGTGCAGGTATCACAACCTACTCCCCCTTAAAATTTTCAAAAGTCAAAAAAGGCTCAAAAGTCGGAGTAGCTGGGTTTGGTGGTCTTGGTAGTATGGCAGTCAAATACGCCGTTGTTATGGGTGCGGATGTAGGTGTATTTGCAAGAAATGACAATAAAAAACAAGAAGCTTTTGATATGGGTGCTAAAAGCTTCTATACTTCCACAGATGGAGTCAAAGAAAAATTTGATCTGATCATCTCAACCATACCCACGCCTTATGATGTGATGGCTTATGTCAAATTACTCGGATATGGCGGAGAATTAGCAATTGTCGGTCTGCCTCCTGCAGCAGTCTCTCCAAAAATCAATATTGCCAATCTTGTTTGGTCTGCTAATCGGCGTGTTTATGGCTCTTTGATTGGAGGCATCAAAGAAACCCAAGAAATGCTTGATTTTTCTTTAGAAAATAAAATCTATCCTGAAACTGAAATCATCTTAGCAAAAGATATTGACAAAGCCTATGAAAATCTCACCACAGGCAAAGCCAAATTCCGCTATGTCATTGATATGAAAAAATCAAGCTAA
- the groL gene encoding chaperonin GroEL (60 kDa chaperone family; promotes refolding of misfolded polypeptides especially under stressful conditions; forms two stacked rings of heptamers to form a barrel-shaped 14mer; ends can be capped by GroES; misfolded proteins enter the barrel where they are refolded when GroES binds) gives MASKEIKFSDSARNKLFEGVKQLSDAVKVTMGPRGRNVLIQKSYGAPAITKDGVSVAKEIELADPIANMGAQLVKEVASKTADAAGDGTTTATVLAYSIFKEGLRNITAGANPIEVKRGMDKASEAIIAELKKASKKVGGKDEIAQVATISANSDEKIGALIAEAMEKVGKDGVITVEEAKGINDELSVVEGMQFDRGYLSPYFVTNPEKMTTQLENAYILLTDKKISSMKDILPLLEATMKSSKPLLIIAEDIEGEALTTLVVNKLRGVLNVAAVKAPGFGDRRKEMLKDIAILTGGQVISEELGKTLENAEVSDLGQAARIVIDKDNTTIVDGKGKSSEVKDRIAQIKTQIEATTSDYDKEKLQERLAKLSGGVAVIKVGAASEVEMKEKKDRVDDALSATKAAVEEGIVIGGGAALIRAAQKVNLKLNEDELIGYEIIKRAIKAPLAQIAANAGYDAGVVVNEVEKNKESFGFNASNGEYVDMFKVGIIDPLKVARVALQNAVSVSSLLLTTEATINEIKEDKPAPAMPDMGGMGGMGGMGGMM, from the coding sequence ATGGCTAGCAAAGAAATAAAATTTTCAGATTCTGCAAGAAATAAACTTTTTGAAGGTGTGAAGCAACTCAGTGACGCAGTCAAAGTAACAATGGGACCTAGAGGTCGAAACGTATTGATTCAAAAAAGCTATGGCGCTCCTGCGATCACAAAAGATGGCGTAAGCGTAGCAAAAGAAATTGAGCTTGCAGATCCTATTGCAAATATGGGCGCACAGCTTGTAAAAGAAGTGGCAAGTAAAACAGCTGATGCTGCAGGTGATGGGACAACTACAGCAACCGTTTTAGCTTACAGCATTTTTAAAGAAGGCTTGAGAAATATCACTGCAGGAGCCAATCCTATCGAAGTAAAAAGAGGAATGGACAAAGCAAGCGAAGCCATCATTGCTGAACTTAAAAAAGCAAGTAAAAAAGTCGGAGGTAAAGACGAAATTGCTCAAGTTGCTACAATTTCTGCTAATTCCGATGAAAAAATAGGCGCACTCATTGCAGAAGCAATGGAAAAAGTTGGCAAAGATGGCGTTATCACCGTTGAAGAAGCTAAAGGTATTAATGATGAACTCAGTGTTGTAGAAGGAATGCAATTTGACAGAGGTTACCTTTCCCCTTATTTTGTAACCAATCCTGAAAAAATGACAACCCAACTTGAAAACGCTTACATTCTTTTAACAGATAAGAAAATTTCAAGTATGAAAGACATCCTTCCTTTACTTGAAGCGACAATGAAAAGCAGTAAGCCACTTCTTATCATCGCTGAAGATATTGAGGGTGAAGCACTCACTACTTTAGTTGTAAATAAACTCAGAGGCGTGCTAAATGTTGCAGCTGTAAAAGCTCCAGGATTTGGCGACAGAAGAAAAGAAATGCTCAAAGATATTGCGATTTTAACAGGCGGTCAAGTCATTTCTGAAGAACTTGGTAAGACACTTGAAAACGCTGAAGTAAGCGATCTTGGACAAGCTGCTAGAATTGTCATCGACAAAGATAACACAACAATCGTAGATGGCAAAGGCAAAAGCAGCGAGGTTAAAGATAGAATCGCTCAAATCAAAACTCAAATCGAAGCCACTACAAGCGATTACGATAAAGAAAAACTTCAAGAAAGATTGGCAAAACTCAGTGGTGGTGTTGCAGTTATCAAAGTAGGTGCAGCTTCTGAAGTTGAAATGAAAGAGAAAAAAGACAGAGTAGATGATGCCCTTTCAGCTACAAAAGCAGCTGTTGAAGAAGGTATCGTTATTGGTGGAGGTGCAGCACTTATCCGAGCAGCACAAAAAGTCAATCTCAAACTCAATGAAGATGAACTCATCGGCTATGAAATCATCAAACGAGCTATCAAAGCCCCTCTTGCTCAAATTGCTGCGAATGCGGGTTATGATGCAGGTGTGGTTGTGAATGAAGTTGAAAAAAATAAGGAATCTTTCGGATTCAACGCAAGCAATGGCGAATATGTCGATATGTTTAAAGTCGGTATCATCGATCCGCTTAAGGTTGCTAGAGTAGCACTTCAAAATGCAGTATCCGTATCAAGCTTGCTTTTGACTACAGAAGCTACAATCAATGAAATCAAAGAAGACAAACCTGCTCCTGCTATGCCAGATATGGGAGGAATGGGCGGTATGGGAGGAATGGGCGGTATGATGTAA
- the dnaG gene encoding DNA primase, translating to MITQASLEGLKQTIDIVDVVGSYIELRRIGSNFSACCPFHDEKTPSFIVNRAKGLYHCYGCGVGGDAIKFVMEYEKISFVEAVEKIADICNFSLEYEKNTAFKKDDSKLLEMIARFYQRRLMELPHCKDYLLQRGVSASSIEKFGLGFCGPSFESVRFIEENGLDKKELVSLGVLGEDNARIYARFSERIMFPICSPNGKVVGFGGRTLKEGLAKYINSPQTRQFNKSKLLYGYHIAKEHIYKYNQIIVTEGYLDVIMLHQAGFNTAVATLGTALTSEHLPLLGKGNPKIILSYDGDKAGINAAFKASIILAKESKAGGVVIFKDGLDPADMVVKKKTDELESLFSSPTPFIEFVFHQIALRFDLSDPLQKESALKEAAEFLHGLSPLLQEEYRGFVAEILNIPLNLIAPRYRGSAKVYPKSLGVGFPQGNSFDKLESLIIKYILEDRTLLDKAVEYVDSSAFLYRAKEFDALCRGDFENPALIGIAIDEGLLLRENGFEQELLMLVLRYYQNRLENMSKSLDLSFEEKSFQIRKIKNTIIKLRKGELISI from the coding sequence ATGATTACTCAAGCCTCTTTGGAGGGCTTAAAACAAACGATTGATATTGTTGATGTGGTGGGTTCATATATTGAGCTTAGAAGAATCGGGAGTAATTTTAGTGCTTGTTGTCCATTTCACGATGAAAAAACACCCAGTTTTATTGTCAATCGTGCAAAAGGGCTTTATCATTGCTATGGTTGTGGTGTCGGTGGAGATGCGATAAAGTTTGTAATGGAGTATGAAAAAATCAGTTTTGTCGAGGCGGTGGAAAAAATCGCTGATATTTGTAATTTTTCCCTTGAATATGAAAAAAACACAGCGTTTAAAAAAGATGACTCCAAACTTTTGGAGATGATTGCAAGATTTTATCAAAGGCGATTGATGGAATTGCCTCATTGTAAAGATTATTTACTCCAAAGAGGGGTGAGTGCTTCTTCGATTGAAAAGTTTGGATTGGGATTTTGTGGTCCAAGTTTTGAGAGTGTGAGATTTATTGAAGAGAATGGATTGGATAAAAAAGAGCTTGTTTCTTTGGGCGTGCTTGGCGAAGATAATGCACGTATTTACGCACGATTTTCAGAGCGTATTATGTTTCCTATCTGTTCTCCAAATGGCAAGGTTGTAGGATTTGGAGGCAGAACCCTTAAAGAGGGATTGGCTAAATATATCAATTCCCCACAAACTAGGCAATTCAATAAGTCAAAGCTGCTTTATGGCTATCATATTGCTAAAGAGCATATTTATAAATACAATCAAATCATTGTTACAGAAGGATATTTAGATGTGATTATGCTGCACCAAGCTGGCTTCAATACTGCAGTAGCAACGCTTGGAACAGCACTTACCTCCGAACATCTGCCATTGCTTGGAAAAGGGAATCCAAAGATAATTCTTAGTTATGATGGAGATAAGGCTGGAATCAATGCTGCATTTAAAGCCTCAATAATCCTTGCCAAAGAGAGTAAGGCAGGAGGTGTGGTTATATTTAAAGATGGGCTTGACCCTGCAGATATGGTAGTTAAGAAAAAAACAGATGAATTGGAATCACTTTTTTCCTCACCCACCCCTTTTATCGAATTTGTATTCCATCAGATTGCTTTGCGATTTGATTTGAGCGATCCGCTTCAAAAAGAAAGTGCTTTAAAGGAAGCAGCAGAATTTTTACACGGACTTTCTCCGCTTTTGCAAGAAGAATACAGAGGGTTTGTGGCTGAAATTTTAAACATCCCTTTAAATTTGATCGCTCCAAGATATAGGGGAAGTGCTAAAGTTTATCCTAAGTCTTTAGGCGTTGGTTTTCCTCAAGGGAACTCTTTTGATAAGCTTGAAAGTTTGATCATTAAATATATTTTAGAAGATAGGACGCTTTTGGATAAGGCTGTAGAATATGTTGATAGCAGCGCATTCCTATACAGAGCAAAAGAATTTGATGCCCTTTGTAGGGGTGATTTTGAAAATCCTGCATTGATTGGCATAGCGATTGATGAGGGGCTTTTATTGCGTGAGAACGGATTTGAGCAAGAGCTTTTGATGTTAGTTTTGAGGTACTATCAAAATCGCCTTGAAAATATGAGCAAAAGCCTTGATTTGAGTTTCGAAGAAAAGAGTTTTCAAATCCGAAAAATCAAAAATACTATTATCAAATTACGAAAAGGAGAATTGATTTCGATATGA
- a CDS encoding argininosuccinate synthase domain-containing protein — protein MKKALALFSGGLDSMISMKLLKDQGIEVIALHFNIGFGGNRDKLEYLKNATAQVGVELQVCDIRNQFFDEILFTPKYGYGRFFNPCIDCHANMFRNAFYLLLEMGADFVISGEVIGQRPKSQRREALDQVRKLVREIGKDSIFDKILSRDGSDVSKPVYLDDLVLRPMSAKLLEPTFPERALWVDREKLLDVNGRGRNRQLKMLKDFGWKYYENPGGGCLLTDVGVSLKLKDLSAHRKMVIEDSAIVKVGRYMVLKDGARCVVARNEEENSKLDLSHPLMEKIELLECAGPIGLVESQASFEDKVLAGRITLGYGKSQKDQSYLVRIGKEELLLSPYDKEEARQFLFFK, from the coding sequence ATGAAAAAAGCATTGGCATTATTTAGCGGCGGGCTTGATAGTATGATTAGTATGAAACTGCTTAAAGATCAGGGGATTGAAGTCATAGCCCTGCATTTTAACATTGGGTTTGGGGGTAATCGAGACAAACTTGAATATCTTAAAAATGCCACAGCTCAAGTCGGTGTAGAACTTCAGGTGTGTGATATTAGAAACCAGTTTTTTGATGAGATTCTTTTTACGCCCAAATACGGGTATGGAAGATTTTTTAACCCCTGTATTGACTGCCACGCTAATATGTTTAGAAATGCATTTTACCTGCTTTTGGAAATGGGAGCTGATTTTGTTATTAGTGGTGAAGTGATCGGGCAAAGACCTAAGAGTCAAAGAAGAGAAGCTTTAGATCAGGTAAGGAAGCTTGTTAGAGAGATTGGAAAAGATTCTATTTTCGATAAGATTTTAAGCAGAGATGGGAGTGATGTTTCTAAGCCAGTATATTTAGATGATTTGGTTTTAAGACCTATGAGCGCAAAGCTTTTAGAACCTACGTTTCCTGAAAGGGCTTTGTGGGTTGATCGAGAAAAACTTCTTGATGTGAATGGTAGGGGAAGAAACAGGCAGTTAAAGATGCTTAAAGATTTTGGTTGGAAATATTATGAGAATCCCGGCGGGGGATGTTTGCTTACAGATGTGGGTGTTAGCTTAAAACTCAAAGATTTGAGCGCACATCGAAAAATGGTTATTGAAGATAGTGCGATTGTAAAAGTGGGGCGTTATATGGTTTTAAAAGATGGGGCGAGATGTGTTGTGGCTAGAAATGAAGAAGAAAACTCTAAACTTGATCTTTCTCATCCTTTGATGGAAAAAATAGAATTGCTTGAATGCGCCGGTCCTATAGGCTTAGTAGAGTCTCAAGCTAGCTTTGAAGATAAGGTGCTTGCTGGAAGAATCACGCTAGGGTATGGCAAAAGTCAAAAAGATCAAAGCTATCTTGTGCGGATCGGTAAAGAGGAATTGCTTTTAAGCCCTTATGACAAAGAAGAAGCAAGACAATTTTTATTTTTTAAATAA